In the Helianthus annuus cultivar XRQ/B chromosome 11, HanXRQr2.0-SUNRISE, whole genome shotgun sequence genome, one interval contains:
- the LOC110889060 gene encoding light-harvesting complex-like protein OHP2, chloroplastic, giving the protein MSLASIQYIPIPTPSSSASSTVRFSATKPTILTIRSAAQADGPLRRPSIATPPVRPSSVPPSPSPSPSPTPPPPPPPPPAAKAATESTVTMEYQRQRAKELQEYFKQKKLEEANQGPFFGFIAKNEISNGRWAMFGFAVGMLTEYATGSDFVDQVKILLSNFGILDLE; this is encoded by the exons ATGTCACTGGCTTCAATCCAGTACATCCCAATCCCCACCCCatcatcatcagcatcatcaaccGTTCGATTCTCTGCAACCAAGCCTACCATACTTACCATACGCAGCGCCGCTCAAGCTGATGGACCCTTACGAAGACCTTCCATTGCCACTCCACCTGTAAGGCCTTCCTCCGTTCCACCGTCCCCCTCCCCGTCTCCGTCAccaactccaccaccaccaccaccacctccgccgGCGGCGAAGGCAGCGACGGAAAGTACCGTGACGATGGAGTATCAGAGGCAGAGGGCGAAAGAGCTTCAGGAGTATTTCAAGCAGAAGAAGCTGGAAGAGGCTAATCAAGGCCCTTTCTTTGGCTTTATTGCCAAAAATGAAATTTCTAATGGCAG ATGGGCAATGTTCGGGTTTGCTGTGGGAATGTTAACAGAGTATGCAACAGGATCAGACTTTGTGGATCAAGTCAAGATTCTACTATCCAATTTCGGTATTCTAGATTTGGAATGA